From the Actinopolymorpha singaporensis genome, the window CCCGTCGTAGGTCTCCACCACCCGGGTGGCGTACTGCCAGGCGGTGGCCGGCGTCACCAGCCGCGAGGCCGGCTCGCGTCCGAGCCGCAGCGCGTGTTCGGACACGATGCGCTGGGCGTAGGCGTCGTACGTAGCGACGTTGACCTCGCCGGGCGGGGCGTCTCCGTCGGCCTCCAGGCTGACGTGACCACGGGCTCGCAGCTGGCCGAGCCGATGCCGGATGCGAGCCGACAGCTCCCGGGCGGCCTTGCGGGTGAACGTGAGGCCGAGCACCTGCTCGGGCAGCACCAGGCCGTTGGCGACCAGCCACACGACCCGGGCGGCCATCGTCTCGGTCTTGCCCGAACCGGCTCCGGCGACGATGACACCCGGCTCCAGTGGCGCCTGGATCACCGCGGCCTGTTCGGCGGTCGGCGGGTGCTGCCGCAACAGTCTGGCCAGGTCGACGGCGGTGTAGCGGACCCCGTCGGGCCTGACCAGCGGAAGGGCCAGCTGGGTGGCGGACAGTTGCTCGGTCACGGGGTCACCTGTCCACCCTCGACGTGCAACGGGCAGGAACGCCGGGACGGGCACACCCCGCACCAGCGGTTCTCGCTGGCGTCGAAGTCGGCCGCGGCCATGCCCTCGGCGGTCTCCTCGACCAACCGCTGCGCCCACTTCGGGTCCTCGGAGTCGGACAGCGGCGCCTGCGACTGTTCGGTGACCTTCGATCCACTGCCGAGCTGGACCAGAACCGCGCCTCCCGACCGCGGACCGTCCTCCGGACCGCCCTCGAACCCGCCCTGTTCGACCGCGAGCTGGTAGGCGCCGAGCTGCGGGTGGGTGGGCAGGTCGGCCGCCACCGGCTTGCTCTTGCCGGTCTTCAGGTCGACCACCACCAGCCGCCCCTCGGCGTCGCGTTCGAGCCGGTCGACCCGGCCGGACAGCACGGCCCGGCCGACCTCGACGGCGAACGTCTCCTCGGCCGCGGCCAGCTCCCGCGGATTGCTCCGCAGCCAACTGGACAGGCGCTCCACGAGCGTGCGGGCCTGTTCGTGCTGGCGGCGGGAGTGCCAGCCGGTGCCGCTGTCCAGCCGCGCCCAGCGGGTCTCGAACGCCGAGAGGATCTCGTCGGGCACGACCGCGCCGATCGCGACGTCGTACGCGAGGTCGTGCACGAGGGTGCCGACGCCCTGACTGAGCAGGTCGCCCGCGGTGCCGCCGCAGCTTTCCAGCAGCCAGCGCAGCGCACAGCGGGCGAACGCCTCCACCTTGCTGGGCGAGACCCGGACCTGTTCGTCCGGACCGCGCAGCGGCGCGTCGTCGGTGAGCGGCGCCACGGCGTACCACTCGGCCGGGTCGGCGCCACGGATGCCGGCGGCGGCCAGCCGGGCGAGCTGGTGTGCGGCGGCCAGCCGGCGCGGGTCCTCGGGCTCGGCGCCGGTGCCGTCACCTGGGGCGCACACCACCGACCGCAGCTCGGCCACCACCGCCGCGAGCTCCAGACCGCGGGGCACGCGGGTGAGCGGGCGCTCCTCGCCCGGGCCGTTCCAGGGCACCAGCTCGTCGACGAACCGGGACGGGTGCGTCTCCTCACTGGACACGGCAGTGACGATCAGCCGCCGTCGCGCCCGGGTGACGGCGACGTAGAAGAGCCGGCGCTCCTCGGCGAGCAGATGGCTCACCGTGGTCACCGGCGAGGGGTCACGCCCGGCGACCAGGTCGACGAGCGACTCCGAACCCAGCAGGGAGCCACGCAACCTCAGGTCGGGCCACACCCCTTCCTGTACGCCGACCACCGCCACGACGTCCCACTCCAGGCCCTTCGACGCGTGGGCGGTCAGCACAGTGACCGTGTCGCCCTCCGGCGCCCGGGGCGCGAGGGTGTCGGCGGGGATCTCCTGGCCGAGCAGGTGGTCGAGGAACACCGCCGGACCCGCCGCCGGCATCCGGTCGACGAACCGCGCGACCATGTCGAAGAGCGCGGTCACCGCGTCCAGGTCGCGGTCTGCCGCGGCCGCGCCCGGTCCGCCGGACGCGGCGCGGCGTGCCCAGCGGTCGGACACCCGGCTGGCCGACCACACCGCCCACAGCACGGTCTCGGCGGTGGCGTTCGGCGCCGCGGCGGCCTCGGCGGCGGTGGTGAGCAGGTGCCCGATGCGCCGTGCCGGTGCGGTGGCGGCGGGATCGAGCGGGATCAGCACCCGCGGGTCGGCCAGCGCCTCGACCAGCAGGATCGAGGAGGACCGCCCGCCCCCCGCGGCCAGCTCACTGCGCCGCAGCTCCTGCCGCAGCCGGCGCAGGGCAAGGGCGTCGGCGCCGCCGTACGGGCTGACCAACAGGTCGAGGGTCTCCTCCGAGGAGAGTTCGGTGCGTTCGGTGGCGATCGACAGAATGGTCAGCAGCGGCCGAACGGCGGGCTGGTCGACGAGCGGCGTCTCCTCCAGCCGGACCGTGGCGGGCACGCCGGCGGCGGACAGGGTGCGGCGCAGCAGCGGGATGTACGACGCGGCGCGGACAAGCACCGCCATCCGCGACCACTCCACGCCGTCGACGAGGTGTGCCTCCCGCAACCGCTGGGCGACGAACGACGCCTCCTGGTTGCGCGTGTGCAACAGGTGCGCCTGCACCTCCCCCGGAGGCGCCTCGGGCACGGCGACCAGGCGGCGGTGCGCGGGTGGCCCGCCCAGCCGGTCGGTGATCCGCCTGGACGCCTTCAGCAGGGTGGCCCCGGCCCGGCGGCTGCGGGTCAGCGCCACGGTCGGCGCCTCGGCCCCGCCCACGGTGGGGAAGCGTTCGGTGAACCGGCGGATCCCCTCGCTCTCCGCGCCCCGGAAGGCGTAGATGGACTGGTCGGGGTCGCCGACCACCACCAGCTCCCGGCCCCCGCCGGCGAGCAGCCGCAAAAGTTCCTCCTGCGCGGGGTCGGTGTCCTGGTACTCGTCCACGAACACCACGGCCCGGTTGGCCCGCTCGCGGGCGAGCAGCTCGGGGTCGGCGCGGAGCAGGTCGACCGCGGCCCGGACCAGCTCGGCCGGGTCGTAGGCGGGAGTCTCCGGGCGCAGTGCGGTGATCGCGGCGTACTGCCGGGCGAACCTCGCCGCCGCCCGCCAGTCGTCGCGGCGCTGCTGCCGGCCGAGGGCACCCAGGCCCGGCGGCTCGATCCCTCGCTCGGCCGCGCGGAGCAACAGGTCACGCAGCTCCTGGGCGAAGCCGCGAGTGCCCAGCGCCGGTCGCAGCCGGGCCGGCCAGTCCTTCGCCCCGAACTCCTCGACGTCACCGCGGAGCAGGTCGCGGATCATCAGGTCCTGCTCCGGGCCGGCCAGCAGCCGCGGCACCGGCAGGTCGTTCAGCACCGCGTCGTTGCGCAGCAGCCCGAACGCGTACGAGTGAAAGGTGCGGGCGAGCGGCTCGCGGATGGTGCGGTCGAGCCGGGCCGCGATCCGGTCGCGCAACTCCGCGGCGGCGCGGCGGCCGAAGGTCAGCAGCAGCACGTGCTCGGGCTCGATGCCGTCGCGTTCGATCCGGTCGACCGCGGCCTCCACCAGCGTGGTCGTCTTGCCGGTGCCCGGCCCGGCGAGCACCAGGAGCGGACCGCCGCGATGCTCCACGACCCGCCGCTGCGCCTCGTCGAGCTCGGGACCGGTCAGCCGCGCCGGATCGCCCGACCGGGGCCGCCGGACGAGTCGGTAGGCCGGCCCGCCCGAGCCGTCGCGCGGGGGCGGTGACCCGGACGAACCGGAGGAACCGGAGGAGACGGAAACAACCGACACGCCCCGCATTCCATCAGACCGCGCCGACAGCCCGGCTGGACAGGCCGGTTCGACAGCCCGGTTCGACAGCCCGGTTGGACAGGCCGGATCGGCAGCCGCCCGCGTCGTGCGCCGACGGCTGCCGAACCGGCTCACCGCGTCAGCCGACCGGCACGTCCCGCCGGCGAATGCCGACCAGCCCGGCGACCACGAGCACGGCGGCGACCAGTGTCAGCCACAGCAGCGGCGTGGCGGACGCGTGCCCACCCGGCAGCCGCGGGATGTGGGTGAACGGCGAGAGGTCGAGCACCTTCTGGCTCAGGCCGAGCAGCACTCCTACCTGGCCGACCAGCAGGAACGCCGCGAACACCGCCCAACTGGCCGCCGCCAGCCGGGGCGCGAGCCCGACCAGCGCCATCGCGACACCGGCGAGCACCCACACCGCGGGCAGTTGCACCATCGCCCCGGCGAGAACGCGGGGCAGCTGACCCCCCACATCGTCGGCGTTGGCGCCGTGCGCGAGCCCCGCGGTGACCCCGGCGGCGGCCAGCGCCACCGTCGGGCCGAGCAGTGCGAAGACGAGGTGGCTCCCCACCCACGTCACCCGGCCGACGGCCGTCGCCAGAACGGGTTCGGCCCGTCCACTGGTCTCCTCCGCGCGCATCCGGAGCGCCGCCTGCACGGCGTACGCGGCCGCGATCAGCCCGATCGTGCCGAGCATGGCCGCGAGGGTGGCGTCGACGATGGCCGACTGGCCGCCCATGCGCTGGAACATCTCCTTCAGCTGCGGACTGCCGTCCATCATGTCCCGTACGCCGTCGGCCACTCCGCCGTACACCACACCGAGCAGCGCCAGGGTGATGGTCCAGCCGAGCAGCAGGCCGCGGTGCAGCCGCCAGGCCAGGCCGAACGCACCGGACAGTCGGGGCGACGCCTGCGCCGGGCCCAGCCGTGCCGGCAGGATGCCCGCCCCGAGGTCACGCCGGGCGGACAGGGCGGCGGCTGCCACCGCGAGGACCACGGTCACGGCCGCCGCGAGGCCGAAGATCCACCAGCGTTCGTCGCCGTACGCCCGGACCGCGTGCGACCAGCCGATCGGCGAGAGCCAGGACAGCCACGCCGCGCCCGAGTCCGGCCCACCGACGTCGCCGGCGACCCGCAGCACGAACGCAGCACCGAGCGCGCCGAGTGCGATCGCGCGGGCGGCGCCGGCTCCCTCGGTGAGTTGGGCGGCCAGGCCGGCCAGCGCCGCGAAGACGCAGCCGCCCAGAGCGCACCCGAAGCCGACGGCGTAGGAGCCGGTGGCCGGCAGTCCCGCGCCGACCAGGCCGGCCGCCATCAGCAGCCCGAAGACGAGGTTCGCGCAGACCGTGACCAGCAGCGCGGCGGCCAGCCCGGCCTGCCGGCCGAGGACGGTGGAGCCGAGCAGCTCGCGCCGGCCCGCGTCCTCCTCGGTGCGGGTGTGCCGGACGACGGTGAGGATGCTGATCACCGCGAGCACCACGGGGAAGAACCCGACGCGCTGCGCGACCAGCCCGCCGATGCCCGAGGCGTGCAGGGGTCCGTACAACGCCAGGAAGGTGGGGTTCGTCCCGGCCGTCTGGGCGTACTGCTCCTGTTGGGCGAGGGTCGGATACAGGTCGCGAGTCCCCGACGCGAGGCTGGCCGGGAGCAGGCCGATCAGCACGATCCACAGGGGCATGACGAACCGGTCGCGGCGCAGGATCAGCCGCACCATCCGGCGAGTGCCGACGAGCGCGCTCATCGGGCCACCTCCGCCGGCTCGGTTCCGGACACGTCGTCCTGGTAGTGCCGCAGGAACAGTTCCTCCAGGGTGGGCGGCTGGCTGGTCAGCCCGCGCAG encodes:
- a CDS encoding ABC transporter permease codes for the protein MSALVGTRRMVRLILRRDRFVMPLWIVLIGLLPASLASGTRDLYPTLAQQEQYAQTAGTNPTFLALYGPLHASGIGGLVAQRVGFFPVVLAVISILTVVRHTRTEEDAGRRELLGSTVLGRQAGLAAALLVTVCANLVFGLLMAAGLVGAGLPATGSYAVGFGCALGGCVFAALAGLAAQLTEGAGAARAIALGALGAAFVLRVAGDVGGPDSGAAWLSWLSPIGWSHAVRAYGDERWWIFGLAAAVTVVLAVAAAALSARRDLGAGILPARLGPAQASPRLSGAFGLAWRLHRGLLLGWTITLALLGVVYGGVADGVRDMMDGSPQLKEMFQRMGGQSAIVDATLAAMLGTIGLIAAAYAVQAALRMRAEETSGRAEPVLATAVGRVTWVGSHLVFALLGPTVALAAAGVTAGLAHGANADDVGGQLPRVLAGAMVQLPAVWVLAGVAMALVGLAPRLAAASWAVFAAFLLVGQVGVLLGLSQKVLDLSPFTHIPRLPGGHASATPLLWLTLVAAVLVVAGLVGIRRRDVPVG
- a CDS encoding ATP-dependent helicase — its product is MSVVSVSSGSSGSSGSPPPRDGSGGPAYRLVRRPRSGDPARLTGPELDEAQRRVVEHRGGPLLVLAGPGTGKTTTLVEAAVDRIERDGIEPEHVLLLTFGRRAAAELRDRIAARLDRTIREPLARTFHSYAFGLLRNDAVLNDLPVPRLLAGPEQDLMIRDLLRGDVEEFGAKDWPARLRPALGTRGFAQELRDLLLRAAERGIEPPGLGALGRQQRRDDWRAAARFARQYAAITALRPETPAYDPAELVRAAVDLLRADPELLARERANRAVVFVDEYQDTDPAQEELLRLLAGGGRELVVVGDPDQSIYAFRGAESEGIRRFTERFPTVGGAEAPTVALTRSRRAGATLLKASRRITDRLGGPPAHRRLVAVPEAPPGEVQAHLLHTRNQEASFVAQRLREAHLVDGVEWSRMAVLVRAASYIPLLRRTLSAAGVPATVRLEETPLVDQPAVRPLLTILSIATERTELSSEETLDLLVSPYGGADALALRRLRQELRRSELAAGGGRSSSILLVEALADPRVLIPLDPAATAPARRIGHLLTTAAEAAAAPNATAETVLWAVWSASRVSDRWARRAASGGPGAAAADRDLDAVTALFDMVARFVDRMPAAGPAVFLDHLLGQEIPADTLAPRAPEGDTVTVLTAHASKGLEWDVVAVVGVQEGVWPDLRLRGSLLGSESLVDLVAGRDPSPVTTVSHLLAEERRLFYVAVTRARRRLIVTAVSSEETHPSRFVDELVPWNGPGEERPLTRVPRGLELAAVVAELRSVVCAPGDGTGAEPEDPRRLAAAHQLARLAAAGIRGADPAEWYAVAPLTDDAPLRGPDEQVRVSPSKVEAFARCALRWLLESCGGTAGDLLSQGVGTLVHDLAYDVAIGAVVPDEILSAFETRWARLDSGTGWHSRRQHEQARTLVERLSSWLRSNPRELAAAEETFAVEVGRAVLSGRVDRLERDAEGRLVVVDLKTGKSKPVAADLPTHPQLGAYQLAVEQGGFEGGPEDGPRSGGAVLVQLGSGSKVTEQSQAPLSDSEDPKWAQRLVEETAEGMAAADFDASENRWCGVCPSRRSCPLHVEGGQVTP